Part of the Elusimicrobiota bacterium genome is shown below.
AACACTTGCTGGTGGATCACGTGGATCTGGCCTTTTTCAAAATCAACGTTTTGACGGGGTTCGTGGTGCTGGCCATGGTGTTTGTGGGCGTTCGGCCGGATTTTTAAATCGGCGACGACCGCCAAGGAGATTTTATGCGCATTGTGCTGGGCATGACCGGAGCCTCCGGCTCCATTTTTGCCGTTGAGTTCCTGCGCCGGGCCACGGCCGAGGAGGTTTATTTGGTCATGTCCCGTTGGGGTCGTTCGGTGCTCCATCAGGAGACCGGGCTGACCGCCGAAAACCTTTCGACTTTCGCCAAAAAGGTGTTTTCCAACGATGACATGAACGCCCCCATCGCCTCCGGCTCCAACCCCGTCGACGCCGTGGTGGTGCTCCCCTGCTCCATGGCGACCCTGGGGAAGATCGCCCACGGAATCGGCGACAATTTGATCACCCGGACCGCGGAAGTGGCTCTCAAGGAACGCCGACGACTTCTGCTTTGTCTGCGAGAAACGCCGCTGTCGACCATCGATTTGGAAAACGCCCACAAGCTTTCCTTGGCGGGGGCCGTCATCATGCCCGTTTCCCCGCCTTTTTATCAAAAGCCCGCCTCCCTCCCGGACCTCATCAACGGTTACGTCGACAAGGTCCGCGGCGTTCTGGGTTTGCCCGTCGAAGCCGGTTGGCGATCCCGCGATCTCGACTAGAGAAATGCGTTGACCGCCCCTTTTTCCGATCTGGGGTCCTTTTTGGCCCACCTGGAAGCCCAAAAGGATCTCGTTCGGGTTCGGGCCGAAGTGGATCCCCGCCTTGAAATGACGGAAATCGCCACCAGGCTGGTGAAGGCCGGGGGCCCGGCCGTTGTGTTTGAACGCGCCACGGGCTCCCCCTATCCTGTGGCGATCAA
Proteins encoded:
- a CDS encoding UbiX family flavin prenyltransferase; this encodes MRIVLGMTGASGSIFAVEFLRRATAEEVYLVMSRWGRSVLHQETGLTAENLSTFAKKVFSNDDMNAPIASGSNPVDAVVVLPCSMATLGKIAHGIGDNLITRTAEVALKERRRLLLCLRETPLSTIDLENAHKLSLAGAVIMPVSPPFYQKPASLPDLINGYVDKVRGVLGLPVEAGWRSRDLD